The Bernardetia litoralis DSM 6794 genome includes a window with the following:
- a CDS encoding DUF4197 domain-containing protein gives MKKTSTTLRILSLFILISLVGLSTSCTTQQITSALGSITGVPLTKEEIASALKDALIQGVTKGTGLASQDGGYFNNALIKIPFPEDAEKVATKLRSLGLGSEVDKFVKTLNQGAEEAAKEAAPIFKSAITSMSIKDASAILKGDKDAATQYLIGATTEQLKAKFKPIMSKNLAKVNATRYYTDLVGKYNQIPFVTNVNPDLDDYATEKAIEGLFKLVAQEEGNIRTDISARSSELMKKVFAQAPQAQQ, from the coding sequence ATGAAAAAAACAAGCACAACTCTTCGTATTTTATCATTATTTATTTTGATTAGTTTAGTAGGTCTTTCGACAAGCTGTACCACACAACAAATCACAAGTGCTTTGGGAAGTATTACTGGAGTTCCACTTACTAAAGAAGAAATTGCATCTGCCCTTAAAGACGCTTTAATTCAAGGAGTTACGAAAGGAACAGGATTAGCTTCACAAGATGGGGGGTATTTTAATAATGCACTTATCAAAATACCTTTTCCTGAAGATGCTGAAAAAGTAGCTACCAAATTACGTAGCCTTGGTTTGGGTTCAGAAGTAGATAAATTTGTCAAAACATTAAATCAAGGAGCAGAAGAAGCTGCCAAAGAAGCAGCTCCAATTTTCAAGTCTGCCATTACTTCCATGTCTATTAAAGATGCTTCAGCAATTTTGAAAGGCGATAAAGATGCTGCTACACAATATCTTATTGGTGCAACAACTGAGCAATTAAAAGCTAAATTTAAGCCTATTATGTCTAAAAATTTGGCAAAAGTAAATGCAACTCGTTATTATACTGATTTGGTAGGTAAGTACAATCAAATTCCATTTGTTACGAATGTAAATCCAGATTTGGATGATTATGCAACTGAAAAAGCAATTGAAGGTCTTTTCAAATTAGTAGCTCAAGAAGAAGGTAATATCCGTACTGACATTTCTGCTCGCTCATCTGAGCTTATGAAAAAAGTATTTGCTCAAGCTCCACAAGCACAACAATAG
- a CDS encoding T9SS type A sorting domain-containing protein: protein MQKTNKYILTILVGIVMTFGTVLVSNAQQQGGNSTNQSDTDMLTHIFSTLDGTKTNTGYLWDKTGYPEVLDSVILKHTQEGKYALTTKMWNSFAEALEFANVDETRAYKGLSAANPLQCADSNLVDFRMMAVKVDKIKSTAFDDNLLLVDTVKKNIYDVPNPSESPYEEKTIFLASLSHQTVFGKTVYFKVDESLLMGNLNEDEKKEFFSSLRISVGDCNGDISVIRNEIIAYTYPDYGTRRLKMKATVNGIQMESHFLLTLSSANSRYEDNNGTWQEPPTIFIIPPHVICGDGICGPDDPIYCPQDCREFPIPKDISPLDPKDPCDDVVEVDVVIPAQDCGAVNYGSGNGRTGCTIRRGNELIAAAKWDYEIAPRRNFTYRRHGNHNNLDNLVRAGAYIFLSNDNILNRPVILIDGYTNLDLCGYSAVGEVGGTFNDFANELLRRGYDVIYLNYEYMGNYIENNAAVLRELLVDVNEAKLQNAVDFGIPIEQNVVLGYSMGGAITRYELARMETENIAHDTRLYVSMDTPHKGANVPLGIQYFASDANSILQTLPFYMPTLLRPLTNTLFGLAFQFTNSNIDLSNVGNSDLTLWQPLNIKTDYLNQILNDHSAQQFIKYHTSFDDTRPNPEYEALQEEFRRMGQRLGNTGYPIQCENVAIINGDARGRPTIDDAVGGTLGLLSNNRSGYRYNFRFFDLEANLLRLNLGGLQNGKEFKAQLSFSGQDGTQGGNVSFVRMSKWWLGIFRDDATFEHSVTGRPDYDFAPGSFIRQDEFAFDENLDGIIDDFLGAEFSYAPSHFTFVPSVSAADINMPDGNHDNDFYLNYNLEGDATYAPVVSLTTFNVVDRNRCPFDRIYPVQEIARLGDGRNRADRDNEDHGTGRAIIAGVFLNNHFPVITNYITEFYDASSNNIQFNQTDTRIRCEQQHTNFELYLNGESLKECRGNTRYRWFEDGNFIRETDVSSFGLAVASNEIPRNGVASTIPHTIRVVIEKTPNSTAVPVTWIQVADISDTYYIGYETPITDCNGSAVGMGKIAVEDKGISSDIILYPNPTNTEFSLKTSLNIDKIVITNSLGQILMRTKKTKGISIDSLATGVYFVTVTLESGETKTQKLIIN from the coding sequence ATGCAAAAAACAAACAAATACATTCTGACCATTTTGGTAGGAATTGTTATGACCTTTGGAACTGTCTTAGTGTCAAATGCACAACAACAAGGGGGGAATTCCACCAACCAATCTGATACGGATATGCTAACACATATTTTCAGTACTTTAGATGGTACAAAAACAAATACTGGCTATTTGTGGGACAAAACAGGCTATCCAGAAGTTTTGGATAGTGTCATTTTGAAGCATACACAAGAAGGTAAATATGCACTTACCACAAAAATGTGGAACTCTTTTGCAGAGGCTTTAGAATTTGCTAATGTAGATGAAACACGAGCCTACAAAGGTTTATCGGCTGCAAATCCGTTGCAATGTGCAGATAGTAATCTTGTAGATTTTCGTATGATGGCTGTCAAGGTAGATAAAATCAAATCAACTGCTTTTGATGATAATCTTCTTCTAGTAGATACAGTCAAAAAGAATATTTATGATGTTCCTAATCCAAGTGAAAGTCCTTATGAAGAAAAAACAATCTTTTTGGCTTCTCTTTCGCACCAAACTGTATTTGGTAAAACGGTCTATTTTAAGGTAGATGAAAGTCTTTTGATGGGAAATCTTAATGAAGATGAGAAAAAAGAGTTTTTCAGTTCTTTGAGAATAAGTGTTGGAGATTGCAACGGAGACATATCTGTCATACGTAATGAAATTATAGCTTACACTTATCCTGATTATGGAACTCGTAGGCTCAAAATGAAAGCTACTGTAAACGGAATACAAATGGAATCACATTTTTTACTTACACTTAGTTCGGCAAATAGTCGGTATGAAGATAATAATGGTACTTGGCAAGAACCACCTACTATTTTTATAATACCTCCACATGTTATTTGTGGAGATGGAATATGTGGCCCAGATGATCCTATTTACTGCCCACAAGACTGTAGAGAATTTCCTATTCCTAAAGACATAAGTCCATTAGACCCAAAAGACCCTTGTGATGATGTGGTAGAAGTAGATGTAGTAATTCCTGCACAGGATTGTGGTGCTGTAAATTATGGAAGTGGAAATGGCAGAACAGGCTGTACAATTAGGAGAGGTAACGAACTCATAGCTGCTGCAAAGTGGGACTATGAAATTGCACCACGTAGAAACTTTACTTATAGAAGACACGGAAATCATAACAATTTGGATAACTTAGTACGTGCAGGTGCTTATATTTTCTTGAGTAATGATAATATTCTGAATCGTCCCGTTATTTTAATAGATGGTTACACCAATTTAGACCTTTGTGGATATTCTGCTGTGGGAGAAGTAGGAGGAACATTCAATGACTTTGCCAACGAATTACTTCGAAGAGGCTACGATGTAATTTACCTCAATTATGAATATATGGGAAATTACATTGAAAATAATGCTGCCGTTTTGCGTGAACTTCTAGTAGATGTAAATGAAGCCAAGCTACAAAATGCAGTAGATTTTGGTATTCCGATAGAACAAAATGTAGTTTTGGGCTATAGTATGGGGGGAGCAATTACTAGATACGAACTTGCTCGTATGGAAACCGAAAATATAGCACATGATACAAGGCTTTATGTTTCGATGGACACACCACACAAAGGGGCAAATGTTCCTTTGGGTATTCAGTACTTTGCAAGCGATGCCAATAGTATTTTGCAAACTCTACCTTTTTACATGCCTACTTTATTACGACCTCTTACCAATACACTATTTGGACTTGCATTTCAATTCACTAATTCTAATATAGATTTGAGTAATGTAGGTAATTCAGACCTAACACTTTGGCAGCCTCTGAATATCAAAACAGATTATCTCAATCAGATTCTGAATGACCACTCAGCACAGCAGTTTATAAAATATCATACTTCATTTGATGATACCAGACCAAACCCAGAATATGAAGCCCTACAAGAAGAGTTTAGGAGAATGGGACAACGATTAGGCAATACGGGCTATCCTATTCAATGTGAAAATGTAGCTATCATTAATGGTGATGCTCGTGGAAGACCTACCATAGATGATGCTGTGGGAGGAACATTAGGGTTATTATCAAACAATAGAAGTGGATATCGCTACAACTTTCGTTTCTTTGATCTTGAGGCTAATTTACTTCGACTAAACCTTGGAGGTCTGCAAAATGGAAAAGAATTTAAGGCTCAACTCTCTTTTTCTGGACAAGACGGAACGCAAGGTGGAAACGTTTCTTTTGTCAGAATGAGCAAATGGTGGCTAGGAATATTTAGAGATGATGCCACTTTTGAGCATAGCGTAACAGGAAGACCCGATTACGACTTTGCCCCCGGTTCTTTTATAAGACAAGATGAATTTGCATTCGATGAAAATCTAGATGGTATAATAGATGATTTTCTAGGTGCTGAATTTTCCTATGCTCCATCTCACTTTACTTTTGTACCGAGTGTAAGTGCTGCCGATATAAATATGCCAGACGGAAATCACGATAATGATTTCTATCTCAACTACAACTTAGAAGGAGACGCTACTTATGCGCCTGTTGTAAGCCTAACGACCTTTAATGTAGTGGATAGAAATAGATGTCCGTTTGATAGGATTTATCCTGTACAAGAGATAGCACGATTAGGAGATGGTAGAAATAGAGCAGATAGAGATAATGAAGATCATGGTACTGGTAGAGCAATAATAGCAGGTGTTTTTTTAAATAATCACTTTCCAGTTATTACAAATTATATAACTGAATTTTATGATGCAAGCTCAAATAACATTCAATTCAACCAAACTGATACAAGAATACGTTGTGAACAACAACATACAAATTTTGAATTGTATTTGAATGGAGAGTCTTTAAAAGAATGTCGTGGTAATACTCGTTATAGATGGTTTGAAGATGGTAATTTTATACGTGAGACAGACGTGTCTAGTTTTGGATTGGCTGTAGCATCTAATGAAATCCCTAGAAATGGAGTAGCCAGCACCATACCTCATACGATACGAGTAGTGATAGAAAAAACACCAAATTCTACTGCTGTTCCTGTTACTTGGATACAAGTAGCTGATATTTCTGATACGTACTATATTGGTTATGAAACTCCAATTACAGATTGTAATGGTAGTGCTGTTGGTATGGGAAAAATTGCTGTGGAAGATAAGGGAATTAGTTCAGATATAATTTTGTATCCTAATCCTACAAATACCGAATTTAGTTTGAAAACATCTTTAAATATAGATAAAATAGTTATAACTAATTCTTTGGGACAAATTCTAATGAGAACCAAAAAAACAAAAGGTATTTCTATTGATTCTCTTGCTACTGGTGTTTACTTTGTAACTGTCACATTAGAAAGTGGAGAAACTAAAACTCAAAAATTAATAATTAATTAA
- a CDS encoding T9SS type A sorting domain-containing protein — protein MNNLSFYYCQNKPFLFGKGLFLGGFDYIEPPYDCNGNDAGMGKIAVKDKEEINSKILLFPNPTNTEFSLKSSLKIQEVSISNSLGQILVTTKESQAISITSFSKGVYIVRVTLENGEVQTKKLIIN, from the coding sequence ATGAATAATTTATCTTTTTATTATTGTCAAAATAAGCCTTTTCTTTTTGGGAAGGGCTTGTTTTTGGGTGGGTTTGATTATATAGAGCCTCCCTATGATTGTAATGGAAATGATGCAGGAATGGGGAAGATTGCTGTGAAAGATAAAGAAGAAATTAATTCTAAAATACTATTATTTCCTAATCCTACAAATACCGAATTTAGCTTAAAATCTTCTTTAAAGATTCAAGAAGTAAGTATTTCTAATTCTTTAGGTCAGATTTTAGTAACTACTAAAGAAAGTCAAGCTATTTCTATTACTTCTTTTTCTAAAGGAGTTTATATTGTTCGTGTTACTCTTGAAAATGGAGAAGTACAAACTAAGAAACTAATAATTAATTAA
- a CDS encoding T9SS type A sorting domain-containing protein has translation MKNLSFYYCQNKPFLFGKGLFLSGYCNGSAAGMGKIAVQKNKETSSDITLYPNPTHTEFNIKSSLKIESVTITNSLGQILLTSYKKKSISIESLSTGIYFVTIKLQNGEVKIQKIIIN, from the coding sequence ATGAAAAATTTATCTTTTTATTATTGTCAAAATAAGCCTTTTCTTTTTGGGAAGGGCTTGTTTTTGAGTGGTTATTGTAATGGAAGTGCTGCTGGAATGGGAAAAATTGCTGTACAGAAAAATAAAGAAACTAGTTCTGATATAACTTTATATCCAAATCCTACTCATACAGAGTTTAATATAAAATCCTCTCTAAAAATAGAAAGTGTAACTATTACTAATTCTTTAGGACAAATTCTATTGACTAGTTATAAGAAAAAATCTATTTCTATAGAGTCTTTATCTACTGGAATTTACTTTGTAACTATTAAGTTACAAAATGGGGAAGTAAAAATTCAAAAAATAATTATTAACTAA
- a CDS encoding T9SS type A sorting domain-containing protein, producing MNNLAFYCFQNKPFLFGKGLFLGDYCNGNQAGMGKIAVKNSKISELVIYPNPAQTEITIHSPTKIQTIEISNGLGQVVSAKNADTKKVDLNIINLSKGIYFVKILLEDNTIQVKKLIIQ from the coding sequence ATGAATAATTTAGCTTTTTATTGTTTTCAAAATAAGCCTTTTCTATTTGGGAAGGGCTTGTTTTTGGGTGATTATTGTAATGGAAATCAAGCAGGAATGGGGAAAATTGCTGTAAAAAATAGTAAGATTTCAGAACTTGTAATTTATCCAAATCCAGCACAAACAGAAATAACAATACATAGTCCTACTAAAATTCAAACTATTGAAATTAGTAACGGATTAGGACAAGTAGTTTCTGCAAAAAATGCAGATACTAAAAAAGTAGATTTGAATATTATCAATTTATCTAAAGGAATTTACTTTGTAAAAATTCTTTTAGAAGATAATACTATTCAAGTCAAAAAATTAATAATCCAATAA
- a CDS encoding T9SS type A sorting domain-containing protein yields MKNLFFSCYQNKDFPFGKSLFLGGFDYIEPPYDCNGNDAGMGKIAVKDKEEINSEILLFPNPTNTEFSLKTSLNIDKIVITNSLGQILLTSYKKKSISIESLSTGIYFVTIKLQNGEVKIQKIIIN; encoded by the coding sequence ATGAAAAATTTATTTTTTTCTTGCTATCAAAATAAGGATTTTCCTTTTGGGAAGTCCTTGTTTTTGGGTGGGTTTGATTATATAGAGCCTCCCTATGATTGTAATGGAAATGATGCAGGAATGGGGAAGATTGCTGTAAAAGATAAAGAAGAAATTAATTCTGAAATACTATTATTTCCTAATCCTACAAATACTGAATTTAGTTTGAAAACATCTTTAAATATAGATAAAATAGTTATAACTAATTCTTTAGGACAAATTCTATTGACTAGTTATAAGAAAAAATCTATTTCTATAGAGTCTTTATCTACTGGAATTTACTTTGTAACTATTAAGTTACAAAATGGGGAAGTAAAAATTCAAAAAATAATTATTAACTAA
- a CDS encoding Glu/Leu/Phe/Val dehydrogenase dimerization domain-containing protein, translated as MKELLEKFENKHPEIVFEWHDSETEAIGWVVINSLRGGAAGGGTRMRVGLDKREVESLAKTMEIKFSVSGPAIGGAKSGINFDPKDPRKEGVLQRWYKAVAPLLKNYYGTGGDMNVDEIHEVIPITEDCGIWHPQEGVFTGHFQPTEPQKINRIGQLRYGVIKVLEDEKYTPSLSRKYTVADMITGYGVACGVFNFYDIWGKGEADYKGKRAIIQGWGNVASAAAFYLAQKGVKIVGILDKEGALLKEEGFSFEEIKQLFLDKNGNQLSATNMLSFEEAEQKIWDFGVEIFIPAAASRLVQQSQIERMIKGGLEVVSCGANVPFADKEIFLGKTLEYADKNVAIIPDFIANCGMARVFAYLMSNDDVDMSDEGIFEDTSTIIKNALEKTHSRNKNKTGLVETSFEIALEQLV; from the coding sequence ATGAAAGAATTACTAGAAAAATTTGAGAATAAACATCCAGAAATTGTTTTTGAATGGCACGATTCAGAAACTGAGGCTATTGGTTGGGTAGTTATTAATTCACTTCGTGGCGGTGCAGCAGGTGGAGGTACTCGTATGCGTGTTGGCTTAGATAAACGTGAAGTAGAATCACTTGCCAAAACAATGGAAATCAAATTTAGCGTTTCTGGTCCTGCTATTGGTGGTGCAAAATCAGGAATTAATTTTGATCCAAAAGACCCTCGCAAAGAAGGCGTTTTACAGCGTTGGTACAAAGCCGTAGCACCACTTTTAAAAAATTATTATGGAACAGGTGGCGATATGAATGTTGATGAAATCCATGAAGTAATTCCGATTACAGAAGATTGTGGTATTTGGCATCCACAAGAAGGCGTTTTTACAGGACACTTTCAACCAACAGAACCACAAAAAATTAATCGTATTGGACAGCTTCGTTATGGTGTAATCAAAGTTTTGGAAGATGAAAAATATACTCCTTCTTTGAGTAGAAAATATACTGTGGCTGATATGATTACAGGCTATGGTGTAGCGTGTGGCGTTTTTAATTTTTATGATATTTGGGGAAAAGGAGAAGCAGATTATAAAGGAAAACGAGCAATTATTCAAGGTTGGGGAAATGTAGCTAGTGCAGCAGCTTTTTATTTAGCTCAAAAAGGAGTTAAAATTGTTGGTATTTTGGATAAAGAAGGTGCATTACTCAAAGAAGAAGGTTTTTCTTTTGAAGAAATAAAGCAGTTATTCTTAGATAAAAACGGAAATCAACTAAGTGCTACAAATATGCTTTCTTTCGAAGAAGCCGAACAAAAAATTTGGGATTTTGGTGTAGAAATATTTATTCCTGCAGCAGCTTCAAGATTAGTTCAGCAATCTCAAATCGAAAGAATGATAAAAGGTGGACTGGAAGTAGTTTCTTGTGGTGCAAATGTTCCTTTTGCTGACAAAGAAATTTTCTTAGGAAAAACACTTGAATATGCTGATAAAAATGTAGCTATTATTCCAGATTTTATTGCAAACTGTGGAATGGCTCGTGTTTTTGCTTACCTAATGAGTAATGATGATGTAGATATGTCTGATGAAGGAATCTTTGAAGATACTTCAACTATCATCAAAAATGCACTTGAAAAAACACATTCAAGAAATAAAAATAAAACAGGATTGGTAGAAACTTCTTTTGAAATTGCCTTGGAGCAATTAGTCTAG
- a CDS encoding LptF/LptG family permease, translated as MFKKIDKLVAHSFFGLFFLTFSVVLFILLMVFMSKYFEDLVGKDLGADVFAELFFYFSLTLVPQALPLAILLASLMAFGNMGEHNELTAIKGCGISLIRILLPVGLFAVFMTGVAYIFNDKIVPEVNLKAFRLLYDVRQKEPTLDFPEGSFYNGLPGWSIRIGEKIKETDSLKDLIIYDHRSARGNTDLIIADKGLMVNKQGEQILEFHVENGYRYSEQLTNGGKDKNAFMRDKFDVATFNFDLSFLQMNETSEELFTQNRYMMTVAQLNAEADSLLQDAEKVEEENAKRARSYFDYTFFVDFERERLAQRAKNEKTQEELRKQKADSLNKLFETKDSTLESQNDTFNITQSDSNSVLVIDSAKRKAMDSLKLVNSNITNKINQTKLDSNTEKIASSTTGVRPNNASSQFIKTKMYKGHRIEEGLEIPDNITPIPNAIDGLDTIDWKNLSDTITLANQNFSDKSIELIMDRALTKVRNMRSFAKTNGERIKRFEYDSRRALLEKNKRYSLAVACFIMFLIGAPLGAIIKKGGLGVPVLISIVFFILFYIMTITGDKWAREQIVSIFVGSWAANMLLLAFGIVFLLQARADSRLFEIDAYIVLFGKIKRIFIKEKKEDKAKKV; from the coding sequence ATGTTCAAAAAAATAGATAAACTGGTAGCTCATTCCTTTTTTGGGCTTTTCTTTCTTACTTTTTCGGTGGTTTTGTTTATTCTGCTGATGGTTTTTATGTCCAAATACTTTGAAGATTTGGTGGGTAAAGATTTAGGCGCAGATGTTTTTGCAGAGCTTTTTTTTTACTTTTCGCTTACACTTGTTCCTCAAGCATTGCCATTGGCTATTCTTTTGGCTTCTTTGATGGCTTTTGGAAATATGGGCGAACACAACGAGCTAACGGCCATAAAAGGGTGTGGAATTTCACTTATTAGAATACTTTTACCTGTTGGGCTTTTTGCTGTTTTTATGACAGGAGTAGCCTATATCTTTAATGATAAAATTGTTCCTGAAGTAAATCTAAAAGCCTTTCGATTACTTTATGATGTTCGGCAGAAAGAACCCACTTTAGATTTTCCAGAAGGCTCTTTTTATAATGGCTTACCTGGTTGGAGCATTAGAATTGGAGAAAAAATAAAAGAAACAGATAGCCTAAAAGATTTAATTATTTATGACCACAGAAGCGCACGAGGAAATACTGATTTGATTATTGCTGATAAAGGATTGATGGTAAACAAACAAGGTGAACAAATTTTGGAGTTTCATGTAGAAAATGGCTATCGTTATTCTGAACAACTTACCAATGGAGGAAAAGATAAAAATGCCTTCATGAGAGATAAATTTGATGTTGCAACCTTTAATTTTGATTTATCATTCTTACAAATGAATGAAACCTCAGAAGAGTTATTTACACAAAATCGTTATATGATGACAGTAGCTCAATTAAACGCAGAAGCTGATTCACTTTTGCAAGATGCAGAAAAAGTAGAAGAAGAAAATGCAAAACGAGCAAGAAGTTATTTTGATTATACTTTTTTTGTGGATTTTGAAAGGGAAAGACTAGCACAAAGAGCCAAAAATGAAAAAACACAAGAAGAACTAAGAAAACAAAAAGCAGATTCTTTGAATAAATTATTTGAAACAAAAGACTCTACACTAGAATCTCAAAATGATACTTTTAATATTACTCAAAGTGATTCAAATAGTGTTTTGGTGATAGATTCAGCAAAAAGAAAGGCAATGGATTCTTTAAAGTTAGTCAATAGTAATATAACTAATAAAATAAATCAAACTAAATTAGATTCAAATACGGAAAAAATTGCCTCCTCAACTACTGGAGTACGTCCAAATAATGCCAGTTCACAGTTTATAAAAACTAAAATGTACAAAGGACACCGTATAGAAGAAGGGTTAGAAATTCCTGATAATATAACGCCTATTCCTAATGCAATAGATGGATTAGATACGATTGATTGGAAAAATTTATCTGATACGATTACATTAGCCAATCAAAATTTTTCAGATAAAAGTATTGAGTTAATAATGGATAGAGCCTTGACAAAAGTTAGAAATATGCGTTCGTTTGCCAAAACAAATGGAGAACGAATTAAGCGTTTTGAATATGATTCCAGAAGGGCTTTATTAGAAAAAAACAAACGCTATTCGCTTGCTGTGGCTTGTTTTATAATGTTTTTAATAGGTGCGCCACTTGGAGCAATTATCAAAAAAGGAGGTTTGGGCGTTCCTGTCTTGATTTCCATTGTCTTTTTTATCTTGTTTTATATCATGACAATTACTGGCGACAAATGGGCTAGAGAACAAATCGTTTCTATTTTTGTAGGTTCATGGGCTGCAAATATGCTTCTTTTAGCTTTTGGAATTGTATTTTTATTACAAGCTAGAGCAGATTCTAGGCTTTTTGAAATAGATGCGTATATCGTTCTTTTTGGCAAAATAAAACGAATTTTTATTAAAGAAAAAAAAGAGGATAAAGCCAAAAAAGTATAA
- a CDS encoding methyltransferase domain-containing protein, with protein sequence MKKYVVTCDYNLEDLVIEEIRQKITEATEIQQFENFSHRVSFIVPNSDKETNHFILQKILSLRSIHSVVELKGTFYLENTTLENLKAKVMEIDLPELKTAKSFRASAERYGTHDFTSIEMAKHIGHTIILRYQIPVSLTEYEYNVRVDVIGNFVFVGYQITDDTLAHRKGVGQGKYNKIERSFHHRAATKHTLAYHLLTLAGLKEGDSLLDCTCGGGTIVLEAASMFGDKIKILAGDMHEKAIEGTKENLKLNNFDFVETTELNARHLNETIQDYVLKNGEIDKIVCNLPFGIQSGKQVNMRGLYDQFLSSAAKILSKNGKIVVLTMRQGVFREVIFMIKKYKITKEYVTEAGGLYLHIFVIEKI encoded by the coding sequence TTGAAAAAATACGTAGTAACCTGTGATTATAATTTAGAAGATTTAGTCATAGAAGAGATAAGACAAAAAATAACAGAAGCAACAGAAATCCAACAATTTGAAAATTTTTCACATCGGGTTTCTTTTATTGTTCCTAATTCTGATAAAGAAACAAATCATTTTATTCTTCAAAAAATACTTTCTCTTCGAAGTATTCACTCAGTCGTCGAATTAAAAGGTACTTTTTATTTAGAAAATACTACCTTAGAAAATCTAAAAGCAAAAGTAATGGAAATAGATTTGCCAGAACTCAAAACAGCAAAATCTTTTCGTGCTAGTGCAGAACGTTATGGAACTCATGATTTTACATCAATAGAAATGGCAAAACATATCGGACATACGATAATTTTACGCTATCAAATACCAGTTTCTTTGACTGAATATGAGTATAATGTTAGAGTTGATGTGATAGGAAATTTTGTATTTGTGGGCTATCAAATTACAGATGATACGCTTGCTCATAGAAAAGGAGTGGGGCAAGGAAAATATAATAAAATTGAACGAAGTTTTCATCATAGAGCAGCTACAAAACATACTCTAGCTTATCATTTACTTACTTTAGCAGGGCTTAAAGAAGGTGATTCGCTTTTAGATTGTACTTGTGGAGGTGGAACGATAGTTTTGGAGGCTGCAAGTATGTTTGGAGATAAAATCAAGATTTTGGCTGGCGATATGCACGAAAAAGCAATTGAAGGAACAAAAGAAAATTTAAAACTAAATAATTTTGATTTTGTAGAAACAACAGAACTTAATGCTCGCCATTTGAATGAAACAATTCAAGATTATGTTTTAAAAAATGGGGAAATAGACAAAATTGTTTGTAATTTACCCTTTGGTATTCAATCTGGCAAACAGGTAAATATGCGTGGTTTGTACGACCAGTTTTTGAGTTCAGCTGCTAAAATTCTATCTAAAAATGGAAAAATTGTTGTCCTTACGATGAGGCAAGGAGTTTTTAGAGAGGTTATCTTTATGATAAAAAAATATAAAATCACAAAAGAATACGTAACTGAAGCAGGAGGTTTATACCTTCATATTTTTGTCATAGAAAAAATTTAA
- a CDS encoding universal stress protein, with protein sequence MKTLLVPTNFSLSSAKSLQYSTLLAKEFGSKIIVHHTYPQNSPVHWLSDLENQLHAFVSEYDFEHYTGSEDYLKIETSIQQGREKENIINIIKKHDADILILSAKDRTQWEGIPFEMLISQTLEQTLSSVLIVPSEIEMQNSIKHVVFALSLDDGDADIIDSLLLFCEVLGAHLTCLHVSVSKEEKNLIDFQLQPLQETYFSISEEQMSFEITYNKSIEEGISKFLNVKPAQLLVMLTKERSFFEGLFHRSVSQGMSFQSKVPVMIVKL encoded by the coding sequence ATGAAAACACTACTTGTTCCTACTAATTTCTCTTTGTCTTCTGCAAAATCGTTGCAGTATTCGACATTGCTCGCAAAAGAATTTGGTTCGAAGATTATTGTTCATCATACCTATCCTCAAAATAGTCCTGTTCATTGGTTATCTGACTTAGAAAATCAACTTCATGCTTTTGTAAGTGAATATGATTTTGAGCATTACACAGGGTCAGAAGATTATCTCAAAATAGAAACTTCTATCCAACAAGGAAGAGAAAAAGAAAATATTATTAACATCATCAAAAAACATGACGCTGATATTCTGATTCTGTCTGCTAAAGACCGTACACAATGGGAAGGAATACCTTTTGAAATGCTTATTTCACAAACTTTAGAACAAACACTTTCTTCTGTTTTAATTGTTCCTTCTGAAATTGAAATGCAAAATAGCATAAAACATGTAGTCTTTGCACTCTCTTTAGATGATGGTGATGCTGATATTATTGATTCTTTATTGCTTTTTTGCGAAGTATTGGGAGCGCATTTAACATGTCTTCATGTTTCTGTTAGTAAGGAAGAAAAGAATTTAATTGATTTTCAATTACAACCCTTACAAGAAACTTATTTTTCTATTTCGGAGGAACAAATGAGTTTTGAGATAACGTATAATAAAAGTATTGAAGAAGGAATTAGTAAATTTTTAAATGTAAAACCAGCTCAATTATTAGTTATGCTGACAAAAGAGCGTTCATTTTTTGAAGGCCTTTTTCATCGAAGTGTGTCACAAGGAATGAGTTTTCAAAGTAAAGTTCCTGTTATGATTGTGAAGTTATGA